The Montipora foliosa isolate CH-2021 chromosome 1, ASM3666993v2, whole genome shotgun sequence genome has a window encoding:
- the LOC137971908 gene encoding uncharacterized protein: MGNWFSSCKCAKATNSDCSLSQEKSPIQKHSLIKEKKEEKSVKRKQKNQFSKTKASRRSKAESVLQEKLSLTSFQSFQSERNVSAKSASVNQEIPSTSDLTVIGHAIPVLEKPATPEMEHDRSTAKVIAVQPPVTSEHSSDGTLPDRRLKRPITGNQSNVSLSSGTGIKQSQNCQPKLADNNEESKSVLSLLKASQEKRVSNESSQSQLLDILKVRLDMAINNMEINRLMANVERALDRSSRARELGLQRIRAARSSRRVYPVDDDAQEETAAVQEEEVVDEDENFADGEETGDDTVTDGEETGDYDDETGEDSYSEVESETSPPPPLKPKICWQ, encoded by the coding sequence ATGGGAAATTGGTTCTCATCTTGTAAATGTGCGAAGGCGACCAACAGTGACTGCTCGCTTTCACAGGAAAAGTCGCCAATTCAGAAGCATTCGTTGATAAAGGAGAAAAAAGAGGAGAAAAgtgtaaaaagaaaacagaagaaTCAATTCAGCAAGACCAAAGCGTCAAGAAGAAGCAAAGCAGAATCAGTTCTCCAGGAAAAACTCTCCTTGACTTCGTTCCAATCATTCCAATCAGAAAGGAATGTTAGTGCAAAAAGCGCGTCCGTCAACCAAGAAATTCCTTCGACTTCAGATTTAACTGTCATTGGTCATGCTATTCCAGTTCTGGAAAAACCGGCCACGCCTGAAATGGAGCATGATCGATCAACTGCAAAGGTTATTGCTGTACAGCCGCCCGTTACCAGCGAGCATTCTTCGGATGGAACGTTGCCGGATAGACGCCTCAAGAGGCCCATTACTGGAAACCAATCCAACGTCTCGTTGTCTTCGGGGACTGGAATCAAACAATCGCAAAACTGCCAGCCAAAGCTGGCTGATAACAACGAAGAATCTAAGTCCGTTCTTTCGCTGTTGAAAGCATCCCAGGAAAAGAGAGTTTCTAATGAAAGCAGCCAATCCCAGCTCCTTGATATACTCAAGGTTCGACTTGATATGGCCATTAACAACATGGAAATCAACAGATTGATGGCTAATGTGGAACGGGCACTAGATAGATCATCGCGTGCCCGCGAATTGGGACTTCAACGAATCCGTGCTGCTCGATCCTCAAGACGAGTTTATCCAGTAGATGATGATGCCCAGGAGGAGACTGCTGCTGTCCAAGAGGAGGAAGTCGTTGATGAAGACGAAAATTTTGCAGATGGGGAGGAGACTGGGGATGATACTGTCACCGACGGAGAGGAGACTGGGGATTATGATGACGAGACTGGAGAAGACAGTTACAGCGAGGTGGAAAGTGAGACCTCTCCACCTCCCCCATTAAAACCAAAAATCTGTTGGCAATAA